A single region of the Pseudomonas mandelii genome encodes:
- the gcvT gene encoding glycine cleavage system aminomethyltransferase GcvT: MGQRTPLYDLHLALGAKMVDFGGWDMPLHYGSQVEEHHQVRRDCGVFDVSHMTVIDVTGPQAKAWLQHLLANDVERLHSPGRALYSTMLNERGGIVDDMIVYRLEDGYRLVVNASTRNQDLAWMQAHLDGFDVQLNERSELAMLAIQGPHARHKISELVTQSRGNLIQMLKPFEGQPDGDWFIARTGYTGEDGLEIVLPANQAPGFFNDLVGAGISPIGLGARDTLRVEAGMNLYGQDIHQDVSPLASNMAWSIAWEPATRQFIGRSALEAERAGGVQHKLVGLVLEERGVLRAHQVVRIANVGEGEITSGSFSPTLSKSIALARVPMATADRAEVEIRGKWYPVRVVKPTFVRHGKTLI; this comes from the coding sequence ATGGGACAGCGCACGCCTCTGTATGACCTTCATCTCGCCCTAGGCGCGAAGATGGTCGATTTTGGCGGTTGGGATATGCCTCTGCATTACGGATCGCAGGTCGAGGAACACCATCAGGTGCGCCGCGATTGCGGGGTTTTCGATGTATCCCACATGACCGTGATTGATGTCACCGGCCCCCAGGCCAAAGCCTGGCTCCAGCATTTGCTGGCCAATGACGTCGAGCGCCTGCACAGCCCTGGCCGTGCCTTGTACAGCACCATGCTCAACGAGCGCGGCGGCATCGTCGACGACATGATCGTCTACCGTCTCGAGGACGGTTATCGGCTGGTGGTCAACGCCTCCACCCGCAATCAGGACCTCGCCTGGATGCAGGCCCATCTCGATGGTTTCGATGTGCAGCTCAACGAGCGCTCCGAACTGGCGATGCTGGCGATTCAAGGCCCCCATGCCCGGCACAAGATTTCCGAACTGGTCACCCAGTCCCGCGGCAACCTGATCCAGATGCTCAAGCCTTTTGAAGGTCAGCCTGACGGCGACTGGTTCATCGCGCGCACCGGATATACCGGTGAAGATGGCCTGGAGATCGTTCTACCCGCCAATCAGGCGCCAGGGTTTTTCAACGACCTGGTGGGCGCGGGCATTTCTCCTATCGGCCTGGGTGCCCGGGATACCTTGCGTGTCGAAGCCGGCATGAACCTGTACGGCCAGGACATTCATCAAGACGTTTCACCGCTGGCCTCGAACATGGCCTGGAGCATTGCCTGGGAACCGGCCACTCGCCAGTTCATTGGTCGCAGCGCCCTGGAAGCCGAGCGGGCGGGTGGTGTGCAGCACAAACTGGTCGGTCTGGTCCTTGAGGAACGTGGGGTTTTGCGCGCTCATCAAGTGGTCCGTATCGCCAATGTTGGCGAAGGAGAGATCACCAGTGGTAGTTTCTCTCCTACGCTTAGCAAGTCGATAGCACTGGCGCGCGTGCCGATGGCAACTGCCGACCGCGCAGAAGTGGAAATCCGTGGCAAGTGGTACCCGGTCCGGGTGGTCAAACCGACCTTCGTCCGCCATGGCAAAACCTTGATCTAA
- a CDS encoding TIGR02449 family protein, translating to MEDTDLQALMARLELLINRVEQLKSQNGLLLAQEKTWREERAHLIEKNEIARRKVESMISRLKALEQDS from the coding sequence ATGGAAGACACCGACCTGCAAGCGCTGATGGCCAGACTCGAACTGCTAATTAATCGGGTCGAGCAACTTAAGAGTCAAAACGGACTCCTATTAGCTCAGGAAAAAACCTGGCGCGAGGAACGCGCTCACCTCATTGAAAAGAACGAAATCGCCCGGCGTAAGGTCGAATCAATGATTTCGCGCCTCAAGGCCCTGGAGCAAGACTCATGA
- a CDS encoding cell division protein ZapA, protein MSSSNSVTVQILDKEYSIICPQEERSNLVSAARYLDGKMREIRSSGKVIGADRIAVMAALNITHDLLHKEERPDVQASGSTREQVRDLLDRVDLVLATDPDVTKG, encoded by the coding sequence ATGAGTTCAAGCAATAGCGTTACCGTGCAGATCCTCGATAAAGAATATTCGATCATCTGCCCCCAGGAAGAGCGCAGCAACCTGGTGAGCGCCGCCCGTTACCTGGACGGGAAGATGCGTGAAATCCGCAGCAGCGGCAAAGTCATCGGCGCCGACCGCATTGCCGTGATGGCCGCGCTGAACATCACGCACGATCTTCTGCACAAGGAAGAACGCCCGGATGTGCAGGCCAGTGGCTCGACTCGCGAGCAGGTTCGCGACCTGCTGGATCGCGTCGATCTGGTGCTTGCCACCGATCCGGACGTCACCAAGGGCTGA
- the pepP gene encoding Xaa-Pro aminopeptidase: MIHIPKSEYSRRRKALMAQMEPNSIAILPAAAVAIRNRDVEHVYRQDSDFQYLSGFPEPQAVIVLMPGREHGEYILFCRERNAERELWDGLRAGQEGAIRDFGADDAFPITDIDDILPGLIEGRDRVYSAMGSNPEFDRHLMEWINVIRSKAHLGAQPPNEYVALDHLLHDMRLYKSAAEVKVMREAARISAQAHIRAMQASRAGLHEFSLEAELDYEFRKGGAKMPAYGSIVAAGRNSCILHYQQNDAVLKDGDLVLIDAGCEIDCYASDITRTWPVNGKYSPEQKAIYELVLASQEAAFAEIAPNKHWNQAHEATVRVITSGLVKLGLLQGDVDELIASEAYKAFYMHRAGHWLGMDVHDVGEYKVGGEWRVLEVGMALTVEPGIYIAPDNQNVAKKWRGIGVRIEDDVVVTKNGCEILTQGVPKTVAEIEALMAAARTQAA; this comes from the coding sequence ATGATTCATATCCCGAAATCGGAATACAGCCGTCGCCGCAAGGCCCTGATGGCGCAGATGGAACCCAACAGCATCGCCATCCTGCCCGCCGCCGCAGTAGCCATACGCAACCGCGACGTCGAGCACGTCTACCGGCAGGACAGCGACTTCCAGTACCTCAGCGGCTTCCCCGAACCTCAGGCCGTCATCGTACTGATGCCCGGTCGCGAACATGGCGAGTACATTCTGTTCTGCCGTGAACGCAACGCCGAGCGAGAACTGTGGGACGGCCTGCGCGCCGGCCAGGAAGGCGCAATCCGCGACTTCGGCGCCGACGATGCGTTTCCCATCACCGACATCGACGACATCCTGCCGGGCCTGATCGAAGGGCGCGACCGGGTGTATTCGGCCATGGGCAGCAACCCGGAATTCGACCGGCACCTGATGGAGTGGATCAACGTGATCCGCTCTAAAGCGCACCTCGGCGCCCAGCCGCCGAACGAATACGTTGCCCTGGATCATCTGCTGCACGACATGCGCCTGTATAAATCGGCGGCAGAGGTGAAGGTGATGCGCGAAGCCGCACGGATTTCCGCCCAGGCGCATATCCGGGCGATGCAAGCCAGCCGGGCCGGGCTGCATGAGTTCAGCCTCGAAGCCGAACTCGATTACGAGTTCCGCAAGGGCGGGGCGAAGATGCCCGCCTACGGTTCGATCGTCGCCGCCGGGCGTAACAGCTGCATCCTGCATTACCAGCAAAATGACGCCGTGCTCAAGGATGGCGACCTGGTGTTGATCGACGCCGGTTGCGAGATCGACTGCTACGCCAGCGACATCACCCGCACCTGGCCAGTCAACGGCAAGTATTCACCGGAGCAGAAAGCGATTTACGAGTTGGTGCTGGCGTCGCAAGAAGCCGCATTCGCCGAAATCGCCCCGAACAAACACTGGAATCAGGCGCACGAAGCCACGGTCCGGGTGATTACCTCCGGTCTGGTGAAGTTGGGCCTGTTGCAGGGCGACGTCGACGAGTTGATCGCCAGCGAAGCCTATAAAGCGTTTTACATGCATCGTGCCGGCCATTGGTTGGGCATGGATGTGCATGACGTCGGCGAATACAAGGTCGGCGGCGAATGGCGGGTGCTGGAAGTCGGCATGGCGCTCACTGTGGAACCGGGCATCTACATTGCCCCGGACAACCAGAACGTAGCGAAGAAATGGCGCGGCATTGGCGTGCGCATCGAGGACGACGTGGTGGTCACCAAAAACGGTTGTGAAATCCTGACCCAAGGCGTGCCGAAAACGGTCGCCGAGATCGAGGCCTTGATGGCTGCTGCGCGGACACAAGCGGCATGA
- a CDS encoding ABC transporter permease codes for MAHPAQRRWYPLVFAIAALVLLPLSVLFFSWQTIDQQIWSHLWDTQMPRLLGNTLTLVLGVGIGVTLLGVSLAWLTSLCEFPGRRWLDWALMLPFAIPAYVLAFVFVGLLDFAGPVQTMLREWFGTELRLPRVRSTGGVILVLVLVFYPYVYLLARTAFLAQGKGLMEAARVLGQSPWQAFWRVALPMARPAIGAGVALALMETLADFGAVSVFNFDTFTTAIYKTWYGFFSLSTAAQLASLLLLVVMVVLYGERRARGANRTSNERPRIKALYHLRGFKALAAMTWCGLVFACAFVIPMLQLVVWFWQRGRFDLDERYAGLIVHTLYLGGMAALITVSVALVLAFARRLAPTRAIRSGISLANLGYALPGSVLAVSIMLAFSYLDRELVIPLSGWLGGAGKPLLLGSLSALLLAYLVRFIAVAYGPLESSLARIRPSLPEAARSLGVSGPRLFFKVYLPLLLPGTLSAALLVFVDVLKEMPATLLMRPFGWDTLAVRIFEMTSEGEWARASLPALTLVLVGLLPVIGLIRRSAHRNA; via the coding sequence TTGGCCCACCCCGCCCAACGCCGCTGGTATCCCCTGGTCTTCGCCATCGCCGCGCTGGTCCTGCTGCCCCTGAGCGTCCTGTTCTTCTCCTGGCAAACCATCGATCAGCAAATCTGGTCCCACCTCTGGGACACCCAGATGCCGCGCCTGCTGGGCAATACCCTGACCCTGGTGCTCGGCGTCGGTATCGGCGTCACGCTCCTGGGTGTGAGCCTCGCCTGGCTCACCAGCCTCTGCGAATTTCCCGGCCGGCGTTGGCTGGACTGGGCGCTGATGCTGCCATTTGCCATTCCTGCTTACGTGCTGGCCTTCGTCTTCGTCGGCCTGCTGGATTTCGCCGGCCCCGTGCAAACCATGCTGCGCGAATGGTTCGGCACCGAGCTGCGATTGCCGAGAGTGCGTTCCACCGGCGGCGTCATCCTTGTTCTGGTGCTGGTGTTTTATCCTTACGTTTACCTGCTGGCGCGCACTGCGTTCCTGGCCCAAGGCAAAGGCCTGATGGAAGCGGCGCGGGTGCTGGGGCAATCGCCGTGGCAGGCGTTCTGGCGAGTGGCCTTGCCCATGGCGCGGCCGGCGATTGGTGCCGGTGTGGCCTTGGCACTGATGGAAACCCTGGCGGACTTCGGTGCGGTGTCGGTGTTCAACTTCGACACGTTCACCACCGCCATCTACAAAACCTGGTACGGATTTTTCAGCCTCTCCACCGCCGCGCAACTGGCCAGCCTGTTACTGCTGGTGGTGATGGTCGTGTTGTACGGCGAACGGCGTGCTCGCGGGGCCAACCGCACCAGCAATGAACGACCCCGGATCAAGGCGCTGTACCACCTGCGGGGTTTCAAGGCGTTGGCGGCCATGACTTGGTGTGGCCTGGTGTTCGCCTGTGCCTTCGTCATTCCGATGCTGCAACTGGTGGTGTGGTTCTGGCAGCGTGGACGCTTCGACCTGGATGAGCGTTACGCCGGTCTGATCGTCCACACCTTGTACCTGGGCGGCATGGCCGCGCTGATCACCGTCAGCGTTGCCTTGGTGCTGGCATTTGCCCGGCGTCTGGCACCGACCCGGGCGATCCGCTCCGGTATCAGCCTGGCCAATCTCGGCTACGCCCTGCCGGGTTCGGTGCTGGCGGTGTCGATCATGCTGGCGTTCAGTTATCTGGATCGCGAGCTGGTCATCCCGCTGTCGGGCTGGCTCGGTGGCGCGGGCAAGCCATTGCTGCTGGGCAGTCTGTCGGCGTTGTTGCTGGCCTATCTGGTGCGTTTCATCGCCGTGGCCTACGGACCGCTGGAAAGCAGCCTGGCGCGAATACGGCCATCTTTGCCCGAAGCGGCACGTAGCCTTGGGGTCAGTGGGCCACGACTGTTTTTCAAAGTGTATCTGCCGTTATTGCTGCCCGGCACGTTGAGTGCCGCGTTGCTGGTGTTCGTCGATGTGCTCAAGGAAATGCCCGCGACCCTGCTGATGCGCCCGTTTGGCTGGGACACGCTGGCTGTTCGGATCTTTGAAATGACCAGCGAAGGGGAGTGGGCGAGAGCTTCGTTGCCGGCCTTGACTCTGGTTTTGGTCGGGCTGTTACCGGTCATCGGATTGATTCGACGTTCGGCGCATCGAAACGCCTAG
- a CDS encoding 5-formyltetrahydrofolate cyclo-ligase → MTESALLPRPQLRRMLRKARRALTPSQQRQAARGLYKQLAQQPLFRRAKHISLYLPTDGEIDPRLLLRAAQRRGKATYLPVLSAWPRTKMVFQRIRPGEKLKPNRFRILEPRHNLARQRKVWALDLVLLPLVGFDDVGGRLGMGGGFYDRSLAYLARRKKWRKPTLLGLAHECQKVERLAQASWDVPLQGTVTDKAWYFAG, encoded by the coding sequence ATGACCGAATCTGCGCTGCTGCCCCGCCCGCAACTTCGACGCATGCTGCGCAAGGCCCGCCGCGCACTGACCCCCAGTCAGCAACGCCAGGCTGCTCGCGGGCTTTACAAGCAACTGGCTCAGCAGCCGTTGTTTCGCCGGGCCAAACACATCTCCCTCTACCTGCCCACCGACGGTGAAATCGACCCGCGCCTGTTGCTGCGCGCGGCGCAACGTCGGGGCAAGGCGACTTATCTACCGGTACTCAGTGCCTGGCCGCGGACCAAAATGGTGTTCCAGCGGATTCGTCCCGGTGAAAAACTCAAACCCAACCGCTTTCGTATTCTCGAACCCCGGCACAACCTCGCCCGCCAGCGCAAAGTCTGGGCGCTGGACCTGGTGCTGTTGCCATTGGTGGGATTTGACGACGTCGGCGGCCGCCTGGGAATGGGCGGCGGTTTCTATGATCGAAGCCTCGCCTACCTGGCGCGGCGAAAAAAATGGCGCAAGCCGACGCTGCTGGGCCTGGCCCATGAATGTCAGAAGGTAGAACGATTGGCTCAGGCGAGCTGGGATGTGCCGTTGCAAGGAACGGTTACCGACAAGGCGTGGTATTTCGCAGGCTAG
- a CDS encoding DUF4442 domain-containing protein, whose amino-acid sequence MLKWLTDTFGKARLMRWFMTFYPPYLGAGVRVQHISDDFRDIQVSMGLSWYNRNYVGTQFGGSLYSMVDPFYMLMLMENLGRQFIVWDKAADIDFIAPGKGPVFARFSIDETLLDEIRRQTANGEKYLPQLQVDIHDGAGALVARVQKTLYVRLKPQARQA is encoded by the coding sequence ATGCTTAAGTGGCTGACTGATACGTTCGGTAAAGCGCGGTTGATGCGGTGGTTCATGACCTTCTACCCGCCGTACCTCGGTGCCGGGGTGCGGGTGCAGCACATCAGCGATGACTTCCGGGACATTCAAGTGTCCATGGGACTGAGTTGGTACAACCGCAATTACGTCGGTACCCAGTTTGGCGGCAGCCTGTATTCGATGGTCGACCCGTTCTACATGCTGATGCTGATGGAAAACCTCGGTCGTCAGTTCATTGTCTGGGACAAGGCTGCCGACATCGATTTCATCGCGCCGGGCAAAGGCCCGGTGTTCGCCCGCTTCAGCATCGACGAGACCTTGCTCGACGAGATCCGTCGACAGACAGCGAACGGCGAAAAGTACCTGCCGCAGTTGCAGGTCGATATTCATGACGGTGCCGGCGCCCTGGTGGCGCGGGTGCAGAAAACCCTTTACGTGCGGCTCAAACCGCAAGCGAGACAGGCTTAA
- a CDS encoding extracellular solute-binding protein — protein MLAPKRLLTALALTLIGSTTAQAADEVVVYSSRIDELIKPVFDAYTAKTGVQVKFITDKEAPLMQRIKAEGENATADLLLTVDAGNLWQAEQMGILQPFTSKVIDANIPLQYRSSAHAWTGLSLRARTIAYSTARVKPGELTTYEALADKNWEGRLCLRTAKKVYNQSLTATMIEVHGAEKTEKILKGWVNNLSTDVFSDDIAVLEAINAGQCDVGIVNTYYYGRLHKQKPDLAVKLFWPNQGDRGVHVNLSGIGLTKHAPHPEAAKALVEWMTTPEAQKIFADVNQEFPANPAVQPSAEVASWGKFVADTLPVEIAGKRQAEAIRMMDRAGWN, from the coding sequence ATGTTGGCACCGAAGCGTCTACTGACTGCACTCGCCCTGACCCTGATCGGTAGCACCACTGCCCAGGCCGCCGACGAGGTGGTGGTTTACTCCTCGCGTATCGACGAGCTGATCAAGCCGGTCTTCGATGCCTACACCGCGAAAACCGGTGTGCAGGTGAAGTTCATCACCGACAAGGAAGCGCCGTTGATGCAGCGGATCAAGGCCGAGGGCGAGAACGCCACCGCCGACCTGCTGTTGACCGTCGATGCCGGCAACCTCTGGCAGGCTGAGCAGATGGGCATCCTGCAACCGTTCACCTCCAAGGTGATCGACGCCAACATCCCGCTGCAATACCGCTCCTCGGCTCACGCCTGGACTGGCTTGAGCCTGCGGGCCCGGACCATCGCCTACTCCACCGCGCGGGTGAAACCGGGCGAGCTGACCACTTACGAAGCGCTGGCCGATAAAAACTGGGAAGGTCGCCTGTGCCTGCGCACGGCGAAGAAGGTCTACAACCAGTCCTTGACCGCCACCATGATCGAAGTGCACGGCGCCGAAAAAACCGAGAAGATCCTCAAAGGTTGGGTCAACAACCTGTCCACCGATGTGTTCTCCGATGACATCGCGGTGCTGGAAGCGATCAACGCTGGGCAATGCGACGTCGGCATCGTCAACACTTACTACTATGGCCGCCTGCACAAACAGAAGCCTGACCTGGCCGTGAAGCTGTTCTGGCCGAACCAGGGCGATCGCGGCGTACACGTGAACCTGTCGGGCATCGGCCTGACCAAGCATGCACCGCATCCAGAAGCCGCCAAAGCCCTGGTTGAATGGATGACCACCCCTGAAGCGCAGAAGATCTTCGCTGACGTGAACCAGGAATTCCCGGCTAACCCTGCGGTTCAGCCGTCTGCGGAAGTGGCGAGCTGGGGCAAGTTTGTGGCGGATACGCTACCGGTGGAAATTGCCGGCAAGCGTCAGGCTGAAGCGATTCGCATGATGGATCGGGCTGGCTGGAACTGA
- the gcvH gene encoding glycine cleavage system protein GcvH gives MSDIPADLRFAESHEWARLEADGTVTVGISDHAQEALGDVVFVELTEVGKVFAAGDVAGVVESVKAASDIYSPIGGEVTAVNDALGDSPESLNSDPYSAWIFKLKPSDKAELDKLLDAAGYKAAIGE, from the coding sequence ATGAGCGATATCCCTGCCGACCTGCGTTTTGCCGAAAGTCACGAATGGGCCCGTCTGGAAGCCGATGGAACCGTTACCGTGGGCATCAGCGATCACGCTCAGGAAGCCTTGGGCGATGTGGTGTTCGTTGAGCTGACTGAAGTTGGAAAAGTTTTCGCTGCCGGTGATGTTGCCGGTGTGGTCGAGTCGGTCAAAGCCGCTTCCGATATCTATTCTCCTATCGGTGGTGAAGTGACCGCTGTCAACGACGCTCTGGGTGACTCTCCGGAAAGCCTCAACTCTGACCCATACAGCGCGTGGATCTTCAAACTCAAGCCTAGCGACAAGGCTGAGCTGGACAAGCTGCTCGATGCAGCCGGCTACAAGGCCGCCATCGGCGAGTAA
- a CDS encoding YecA/YgfB family protein produces MPIQNSPYQAFATLLTSSGHNVSPAELHGLLLGRSCAGAGFDAEGWLVDAAELLETEPQDNVRNALIGLQEMVKGELTGDDVTVVLLLPTDDAPLADRAAALGQWCQGFLSGFGLNCRDSSMLSTEATEVLQDLAAISQVQDALEESEDGESDYMEVMEYLRVAPLLLFSETKKAEEPAAAKPSLH; encoded by the coding sequence ATGCCCATTCAGAATTCCCCGTACCAAGCCTTCGCCACCCTGCTGACTTCCAGCGGTCATAACGTCTCGCCTGCCGAACTGCACGGCCTGCTGCTCGGCCGCAGCTGCGCCGGTGCAGGTTTCGATGCCGAAGGCTGGCTGGTCGATGCCGCCGAACTGCTCGAAACTGAGCCCCAGGATAATGTCCGCAATGCCTTGATCGGCTTGCAGGAGATGGTCAAGGGCGAGCTCACCGGCGACGACGTCACCGTGGTTCTGCTGCTGCCGACCGATGACGCGCCACTGGCTGACCGTGCCGCGGCACTGGGCCAATGGTGCCAGGGCTTTCTCAGCGGTTTCGGCCTGAACTGCCGCGACAGCAGCATGCTGAGCACCGAAGCCACCGAAGTGTTGCAGGATCTGGCGGCCATTTCCCAGGTGCAAGACGCCCTGGAAGAGTCCGAAGACGGCGAAAGCGACTACATGGAAGTGATGGAATACCTGCGCGTTGCGCCGCTGCTGCTGTTCTCCGAAACCAAAAAAGCGGAAGAGCCGGCTGCGGCCAAGCCGTCGCTGCATTAA
- a CDS encoding 2-octaprenyl-3-methyl-6-methoxy-1,4-benzoquinol hydroxylase has product MRADLLIVGAGMVGSALALALQDSGLEVLLLDGSPMSVKPFDAQAPFEPRVSALSAASQRILERLGVWDGIANRRSSPYTDMQVWDGSGTGQIRFSAASVHADVLGHIVENRVVQDALLDRLHDCDLGMLANARLEQMRRSGDDWLLTLADGRTLRAPLVIAADGANSAVRRLTGVATREWDYLHHAIVTSVRSSKPHQMTAWQRFTDNGPLAFLPLERDGQQDWCSIVWSTTPSEAERLMALDDGAFCLELERAFEGRLGTVLSADPRLCVPLRQRHAKRYVAEGLALIGDAAHTIHPLAGQGVNLGFLDAAVLAEVLLQAAGRGERLADVKVLSRYERRRMPHNLALMAAMEGFERLFQADPLPVRWLRNAGLKMVDQMPEAKALFVREALGLIGDLPALAKA; this is encoded by the coding sequence ATGCGCGCAGATCTGCTGATTGTCGGGGCCGGAATGGTCGGCAGCGCCCTGGCGCTGGCGTTGCAGGACAGCGGGCTGGAAGTCCTGTTGCTGGACGGCAGCCCGATGAGCGTCAAACCCTTTGATGCCCAGGCGCCGTTCGAACCGAGGGTGAGTGCCTTGTCGGCGGCCAGCCAGCGTATTCTCGAGCGCCTGGGCGTGTGGGACGGCATCGCCAATCGCCGCAGCAGCCCTTACACCGACATGCAGGTCTGGGATGGCAGCGGCACCGGGCAGATTCGTTTCTCGGCCGCCAGTGTGCATGCCGACGTGCTGGGCCATATCGTCGAGAACCGCGTGGTTCAGGATGCCTTGCTGGATCGTCTGCACGACTGCGACCTCGGGATGCTGGCCAATGCGCGTCTGGAGCAGATGCGCCGCTCCGGCGATGACTGGCTGCTGACCCTGGCCGATGGTCGCACCTTGCGCGCGCCCCTGGTGATAGCGGCGGATGGCGCCAATTCGGCGGTGCGGCGCCTGACCGGCGTGGCCACGCGCGAGTGGGACTATCTGCACCATGCGATCGTCACCAGCGTGCGCAGCTCCAAACCTCATCAAATGACCGCGTGGCAGCGCTTCACCGACAACGGTCCATTGGCGTTTCTGCCGTTGGAGCGGGACGGTCAGCAGGATTGGTGTTCGATTGTCTGGTCGACCACGCCGAGCGAAGCCGAACGCCTGATGGCGCTGGACGACGGCGCTTTCTGTCTCGAATTGGAACGCGCCTTTGAAGGCCGGCTCGGCACGGTGCTCAGCGCCGACCCGCGTTTGTGCGTGCCGCTGCGTCAGCGGCATGCCAAGCGATATGTGGCTGAAGGTTTGGCGTTGATCGGTGATGCGGCGCATACCATTCACCCGCTGGCCGGGCAGGGCGTCAACCTCGGTTTCCTCGACGCCGCTGTGCTGGCCGAAGTGCTGCTGCAAGCGGCAGGGCGCGGCGAGCGATTGGCGGATGTGAAGGTGCTCAGTCGTTACGAGCGTCGGCGCATGCCGCACAACCTGGCGTTGATGGCGGCGATGGAAGGCTTTGAACGCTTGTTCCAGGCGGATCCGTTGCCGGTTCGCTGGTTGCGTAATGCCGGGTTGAAGATGGTTGACCAGATGCCGGAAGCCAAGGCGTTGTTCGTGCGCGAAGCGCTGGGGTTGATCGGGGATTTGCCGGCGCTGGCCAAGGCCTGA
- the ubiH gene encoding 2-octaprenyl-6-methoxyphenyl hydroxylase, producing the protein MSRVNLAIIGGGLVGASLALALQAGAKARGWKIVLIEPFAPGDTYQPSYDARSSALSYGAKQIYQRLGVWQEISRRAEPIKQIHVSDRGRFSTARLSAMEEGVPALGYVVENAWLGQCLWQGLDKDVVTWRCPAEVTRMEPLTDGYRLTLNDETTLECDLAVLADGGRSGLREQLGIGIKKRPYNQSALIANITPSEAHNGVAFERFTDDGPMALLPLPDNRCALVWTRLGMDAQRLAALDERSFLSELQGVFGYRLGTLKQVGARHLYPLTLIEAEEQVRPHLAILGNAAHSLHPIAGQGFNLSLRDAQALADALLASDTSPGDFATLQAYRERQRMDQNLTVGFSDQVTRLFGSTQPLVSLGRNIGLLGLDLLPPAKRWFARQAMGLGTRPDA; encoded by the coding sequence ATGAGTCGAGTCAATCTGGCAATTATCGGTGGCGGCCTGGTGGGCGCCAGCCTCGCATTGGCGTTGCAGGCCGGGGCCAAGGCCCGTGGCTGGAAGATCGTGCTGATCGAACCGTTTGCCCCCGGCGATACGTATCAGCCGAGCTATGACGCCCGTTCTTCGGCGCTGTCCTACGGGGCCAAACAGATTTATCAACGGTTGGGCGTGTGGCAGGAAATCTCCCGCCGCGCCGAGCCGATCAAGCAGATTCATGTCTCCGACCGTGGACGTTTTTCCACCGCCCGTTTGTCGGCGATGGAAGAGGGCGTGCCGGCGCTGGGTTATGTGGTGGAAAACGCCTGGCTCGGCCAATGCCTCTGGCAGGGCCTGGACAAGGATGTGGTCACTTGGCGTTGCCCGGCGGAAGTCACGCGCATGGAACCGCTGACCGATGGCTATCGCCTGACCCTCAACGATGAAACCACCCTGGAATGCGACCTTGCGGTGCTCGCTGATGGCGGCCGTTCGGGCCTGCGCGAGCAATTGGGCATCGGCATCAAAAAGCGTCCGTACAACCAGAGCGCACTGATTGCCAACATCACCCCGAGCGAAGCGCATAACGGCGTGGCCTTCGAGCGCTTCACCGATGACGGCCCGATGGCGTTGTTGCCGCTGCCGGACAACCGCTGCGCCCTGGTCTGGACCCGCTTAGGGATGGACGCGCAACGACTGGCGGCGCTGGATGAGCGCAGTTTCCTCAGCGAGTTGCAGGGCGTGTTCGGTTATCGCCTTGGCACCCTGAAGCAGGTGGGCGCGCGGCATCTGTACCCATTGACGCTGATCGAAGCCGAAGAGCAAGTGCGTCCGCATCTGGCCATCCTCGGCAACGCCGCCCACAGCCTGCACCCGATTGCCGGCCAGGGCTTCAACCTGTCCTTGCGTGATGCTCAAGCCCTGGCCGATGCGCTGCTGGCGAGCGACACGTCGCCCGGCGACTTCGCGACCTTGCAGGCTTATCGCGAGCGTCAGCGCATGGATCAGAACCTGACTGTGGGTTTCTCCGATCAGGTGACCCGTTTGTTCGGCAGCACCCAGCCACTGGTTTCGCTGGGCCGCAACATCGGCCTGCTCGGTCTCGATCTGCTGCCGCCGGCCAAGCGCTGGTTCGCCCGGCAAGCCATGGGCCTGGGTACGCGTCCCGATGCTTAA
- a CDS encoding EVE domain-containing protein, whose protein sequence is MAYWLMKSEPDELSIKDLAKLGKARWDGVRNYQARNFLRTMAVGDEFFFYHSSCPEPGIAGIGKIIQAAYPDPTALEPESHYYDPKATPEKNAWSAIDVAHVETFSKVLKLDYLKQQTALAEMPLVQKGSRLSVMPVTAEQWTAVLGLR, encoded by the coding sequence ATGGCCTATTGGCTGATGAAATCCGAGCCCGATGAACTCTCGATCAAAGACCTGGCGAAGCTTGGCAAAGCGCGCTGGGATGGGGTTCGCAACTATCAGGCGCGTAACTTTTTGCGGACGATGGCGGTGGGCGACGAGTTTTTCTTCTATCACTCCAGCTGCCCGGAGCCCGGGATTGCCGGGATCGGAAAGATTATTCAAGCGGCGTATCCGGACCCAACGGCGCTGGAGCCGGAAAGTCATTACTACGATCCAAAGGCCACGCCAGAGAAAAACGCCTGGAGCGCGATTGATGTTGCGCATGTCGAGACGTTTTCCAAGGTGTTGAAGCTGGATTACTTGAAGCAGCAGACGGCGTTGGCCGAGATGCCATTGGTGCAGAAAGGCTCAAGGTTGTCGGTGATGCCGGTTACCGCCGAGCAATGGACAGCGGTGCTCGGCCTGCGCTAA